A stretch of Desulfitobacterium dichloroeliminans LMG P-21439 DNA encodes these proteins:
- a CDS encoding methyltetrahydrofolate cobalamin methyltransferase yields MIIVGELINSTRKAIALAIEQRDQGYLQDIARRQAEAGANFIYIITAHGGDEVADMIWLVDLIQEVVDIPLCIDSPNPQALEAGLSRFRQQGMINSISAEKKRWEAVLPLIIKYKPKVVALCMDNSGMPNTVEKRLAVAEKLVSGLREAGVADSDIYLDPVVKPICVNNQYGLEVLQSTEQLHLKYPDIHIIAGLSNISHGLPERKLINRVFAVVSAIKGADTYILDPLDQNMMSLLAATEALAGQDDFCMDYISGVRAGRIKA; encoded by the coding sequence TTGATTATTGTGGGAGAACTCATCAACTCCACACGGAAGGCGATCGCTCTTGCTATTGAACAAAGAGATCAAGGGTATTTACAAGACATTGCCAGACGTCAAGCTGAGGCGGGGGCGAACTTCATTTACATAATCACTGCCCACGGTGGAGACGAAGTAGCCGATATGATTTGGCTTGTCGATCTAATTCAAGAGGTTGTAGACATCCCTCTTTGTATCGACAGTCCTAATCCTCAAGCGCTTGAAGCAGGATTATCACGTTTCCGTCAACAAGGGATGATTAATTCAATTTCCGCAGAGAAAAAAAGATGGGAAGCAGTCCTTCCTCTCATTATTAAGTACAAACCCAAAGTAGTGGCTCTATGCATGGATAATTCGGGAATGCCCAATACCGTTGAAAAGAGGCTTGCCGTAGCAGAAAAACTTGTTAGCGGTCTGCGCGAAGCCGGGGTTGCTGATAGTGATATCTATTTGGATCCTGTCGTCAAACCCATCTGTGTAAATAATCAATATGGGTTGGAGGTTTTGCAAAGCACAGAGCAACTCCATTTAAAATATCCGGATATCCACATCATTGCTGGATTGTCCAACATATCTCATGGTCTCCCAGAACGAAAGCTGATAAATCGTGTCTTTGCTGTTGTGAGCGCAATAAAGGGAGCGGACACTTATATTCTTGATCCTTTAGATCAAAATATGATGTCCTTATTGGCTGCAACAGAGGCCTTAGCCGGTCAAGATGATTTTTGCATGGACTATATTTCGGGTGTTAGGGCCGGTAGAATTAAAGCCTAG
- a CDS encoding TRAP transporter large permease: protein MTPETALIIVAMGFLVVLLLGYPLTFTLGGLAVIFGFTMWDNPGVLNLFNRTILNVGSNVSYVSCILFIFMGCILERSGAADDMFESMYIIFGRIRGGLAIGTVVICTLLAAATGIIGASITMMTMLALPTMMRYKYNRKLSFGTIMAAGCLGTIIPPSIILVIYGAQAQISIGKLFAGGIGAGLLLSGLYLAYIVIRTLINPEMGPPISKEEADKYSTRDKLILILKTIVPTLGLIVLVLGSILKGVATPTEAAALGCVGSMFIALAYKRLNWKMIQEACFETMKTNAMIMWIILAASMFTAVFLGLGGAQVITNFVTSLDVSRWVIFAVVAIILLIMGMFIDSYGVLLIGIPVFTPIVYALGFDPIWFAIMFAVLIQASYLSPPFAYAAFYLKGVAKENINISEVYSATFPFLGLQILAIILLCIFPQIITYLPSIMY from the coding sequence ATGACGCCAGAAACAGCATTAATTATCGTTGCCATGGGGTTCTTAGTCGTATTGTTGCTGGGTTATCCCCTCACCTTTACTCTTGGGGGTCTTGCAGTTATCTTCGGATTTACTATGTGGGATAATCCAGGTGTCTTGAACTTGTTTAATCGTACCATTTTAAATGTTGGTTCTAATGTTAGCTATGTAAGCTGTATTCTCTTTATCTTCATGGGTTGTATCCTCGAACGGTCCGGTGCCGCCGATGATATGTTTGAATCTATGTATATTATCTTTGGCCGGATTCGTGGGGGATTAGCCATTGGAACTGTTGTTATTTGTACCCTGTTAGCGGCGGCTACCGGAATTATCGGTGCCTCCATCACCATGATGACCATGCTGGCTTTACCGACCATGATGCGGTATAAATACAACCGCAAGCTCTCCTTTGGAACGATTATGGCGGCTGGTTGTTTGGGAACAATCATTCCTCCAAGTATTATCCTCGTCATCTATGGAGCTCAAGCTCAGATTTCTATCGGCAAACTTTTTGCAGGGGGCATAGGAGCAGGACTTCTCTTGTCAGGATTGTACTTGGCCTATATCGTTATCCGTACCTTAATTAATCCCGAGATGGGGCCGCCGATTTCTAAAGAGGAGGCAGATAAATATTCCACTCGCGATAAGCTTATCTTAATCCTTAAAACTATTGTACCTACCCTAGGCTTGATCGTCTTGGTGCTTGGCTCAATTTTAAAAGGAGTAGCTACTCCGACAGAGGCGGCAGCCTTGGGTTGTGTAGGATCTATGTTCATTGCTCTTGCCTATAAACGTTTAAACTGGAAGATGATCCAAGAGGCATGCTTTGAGACCATGAAGACCAACGCCATGATCATGTGGATTATTCTCGCTGCTTCCATGTTCACAGCAGTATTCCTCGGCTTAGGCGGAGCACAAGTAATTACCAACTTCGTCACCAGCTTAGATGTAAGTAGATGGGTAATCTTTGCTGTAGTTGCTATTATTCTACTCATTATGGGTATGTTTATCGATTCCTACGGCGTGTTGTTGATCGGCATTCCCGTCTTTACCCCGATTGTTTATGCTCTTGGCTTTGATCCGATATGGTTTGCCATTATGTTTGCAGTGCTTATTCAAGCTTCCTACTTGTCACCGCCCTTTGCCTATGCGGCCTTTTACCTAAAGGGAGTTGCCAAAGAGAATATCAATATCTCAGAAGTGTATAGCGCTACTTTCCCCTTCTTAGGGCTGCAAATCTTGGCAATCATTCTCCTCTGTATCTTCCCTCAAATAATCACTTATTTACCAAGTATAATGTACTAA
- a CDS encoding TRAP transporter small permease subunit translates to MVQKLAKVLKGIDKISEFTAKSFSYIVLLIVALQAFEVVRRYILKSPTDWSWELATMLTGVSWMVGVAWVLKEGKHVRTDIIYGRLSKKWQAIIDIVFFGFIFTPFVGVLLWKTTQNAFFAWSIDERTFSMWGPPIAPSKTIFALSFFLLALQGIAKLLRDIIYVVKGEEV, encoded by the coding sequence ATGGTACAAAAACTAGCCAAAGTCTTGAAGGGCATTGATAAAATTAGCGAATTTACAGCAAAATCCTTTAGCTACATTGTTTTGCTAATTGTTGCTCTTCAGGCTTTCGAAGTTGTTCGCAGATATATCTTAAAATCCCCCACCGACTGGAGTTGGGAATTAGCGACCATGCTTACCGGCGTAAGCTGGATGGTTGGGGTAGCTTGGGTTTTAAAAGAAGGCAAGCATGTACGTACAGATATTATCTATGGCAGACTCTCAAAGAAGTGGCAAGCTATTATTGACATCGTTTTCTTCGGTTTTATTTTTACTCCGTTTGTGGGAGTGCTTTTATGGAAAACTACCCAGAATGCATTTTTTGCCTGGTCGATTGATGAAAGAACTTTCTCCATGTGGGGACCTCCTATCGCCCCATCAAAGACAATATTTGCACTGAGTTTTTTTCTCCTGGCTCTCCAAGGTATAGCCAAACTGCTTAGGGATATCATCTATGTGGTGAAAGGAGAAGAGGTATGA